One genomic region from Dermacentor variabilis isolate Ectoservices chromosome 6, ASM5094787v1, whole genome shotgun sequence encodes:
- the LOC142584758 gene encoding glutathione S-transferase Mu 2-like, with protein MAPLVLGYWDIRGIGEPIRYMLAHAGVPYEDKRYGFGDGPEPSMDEWLAVKYKLDLDFPNLPYIIDGDVRMTHSQAILRYLGRKHGLAPKDEETMRRVEMLEHQASDIVWAAARFCYSPDYTEEKRVQFLVDIADKLRQVDTYLAKHGPFGAGKSVTYVDFLLYEALQFIKAMGPSTFRKGFPALEEYCQRVAALPGLKEYLSSDRFKAWPILAPHGKVLAGQKPPADVC; from the exons ATGGCTCCCCTCGTGCTCGGCTACTGGGACATTCGAGGCATAGGCGAGCCCATCCGCTACATGCTGGCCCACGCCGGAGTCCCCTACGAGGACAAGAG GTATggcttcggcgacggcccggAACCCAGCATGGACGAGTGGCTAGCGGTGAAGTACAAGCTGGACCTAGACTTCCCTAACCTGCCGTACATCATTGATGGTGACGTGCGGATGACTCATAGCCAGGCCATCTTGCGCTACCTGGGACGCAAGCACGGCCTAGCACCGAAGGACGAAGAAACAATGCGCAGGGTTGAAATGCTCGAGCACCAG GCCTCCGACATCGTGTGGGCTGCAGCACGCTTCTGCTACAGTCCCGACTACACTGAAGAGAAGCGGGTCCAGTTCCTGGTCGACATCGCGGACAAGCTGCGCCAGGTCGACACCTACCTGGCCAAGCACGGGCCATTCGGCGCAGGGAAGAGTGTCACATACGTGGACTTCCTCCTCTACGAGGCTCTCCAG TTCATCAAGGCCATGGGCCCAAGCACCTTCCGCAAAGGCTTCCCTGCCCTTGAGGAATACTGTCAGCGCGTGGCTGCCCTGCCGGGACTGAAGGAGTACCTTTCGTCTGACCGCTTCAAGGCCTGGCCCATCTTGGCCCCTCACGGCAAGGTTCTTGCGGGGCAGAAGCCTCCTGCCGACGTCTGCTGA